The following are encoded together in the Vigna angularis cultivar LongXiaoDou No.4 chromosome 9, ASM1680809v1, whole genome shotgun sequence genome:
- the LOC108347225 gene encoding cytochrome P450 83B1, with the protein MLSSLLILCITLPLFFSFFLKYLKTMKNPPLPPGPRGLPIIGNLHQLNNSTLYLQLWQLSRKYGPIFSLKLGLRSAIVVSSPKLAKEVMKDHDLEFCGRPRLLGQQKLSYNGIDIAFCPYNSYWREIRKICVVHLLSSIRVSNFSSIRHFEVKQMIRKISMHASSSKVTNLSDALIYLTSTIICRIAFGKRYEDEGTEKSRFHELLNECQAMLGMFFFSDYIPFLGWIDRITGLRARLEQNFKELDTFYQEVIDEHMDPNRKTPENEDLIDVLLQLKKQRSFSVDLENDHIKAVFMNMLVAATDTTAATTIWAMTLLLKNPRVMKKVQEEIRNLAGEKDFLYEDDIQKLPYFKAVIKETLRLHLPAPLLVHRETNEACILEGYEIPAKTIVYVNAWTIHRDPNSWKDPDEFLPERFLDNTTDFRGQDFEFIPFGAGRRICPGMIMAIASLDLILANLLRSFDWELPVGMKKEDIDTEVLPGITQHKKNPLCVLAKVRI; encoded by the exons ATGTTGTCCTCACTTCTAATTCTCTGCATTACTCTTCCTTTGTTTTTCTCATTCTTCCTCAAATACCTCAAAACCATGAAAAACCCACCACTCCCACCAGGTCCTAGAGGCCTTCCCATAATAGGGAACCTTCATCAGCTCAATAACTCTACTCTTTATCTTCAGCTATGGCAACTCTCAAGAAAATATGGACCAATATTTTCCCTTAAATTAGGTTTAAGGTCAGCCATTGTTGTTTCCTCTCCTAAACTTGCCAAAGAGGTAATGAAAGATCATGACCTTGAGTTTTGTGGGAGACCTAGATTACTTGGCCAACAGAAATTGTCTTATAATGGGATTGACATTGCATTTTGCCCATACAATAGTTATTGGAGAGAAATAAGGAAAATTTGTGTTGTTCATCTCCTTAGCTCCATTCGTGTCTCAAACTTTTCCTCAATAAGACACTTTGAGGTCAAGcaaatgataagaaaaatatcCATGCATGCCTCCTCCTCCAAGGTTACGAATTTGAGTGATGCACTCATTTACCTCACCAGCACTATTATATGCAGAATTGCCTTTGGGAAAAG GTATGAAGATGAAGGAACAGAAAAGAGTAGATTCCATGAGCTACTGAATGAGTGTCAAGCCATGTTGGGCATGTTTTTTTTCTCAGATTATATTCCTTTCTTGGGTTGGATTGATAGGATCACAGGGCTACGTGCTCGTCTTGAACAGAATTTCAAAGAGTTGGATACGTTCTACCAAGAAGTCATTGATGAACACATGGATCCTAATAGAAAGACACCAGAAAAcgaggatttgattgatgtctTACTTCAACTCAAAAAACAACGTTCGTTTTCCGTAGATCTCGAAAATGATCACATCAAAGCTGTTTTCATG AACATGCTTGTAGCAGCAACTGATACAACTGCTGCTACAACGATCTGGGCTATGACCTTACTACTAAAAAATCCAAGAGTAATGAAGAAAGTTCAAGAAGAAATTAGGAATTTGGCGGGTGAAAAAGATTTTCTGTACGAAGATGATATTCAAAAGCTCCCTTATTTCAAGGCCGTGATAAAAGAGACACTGAGACTGCATCTACCAGCTCCCCTACTTGTGCATAGGGAAACAAATGAAGCATGTATTTTAGAGGGCTATGAAATTCCAGCGAAGACAATAGTGTATGTGAATGCTTGGACTATCCATAGAGACCCTAACTCTTGGAAAGACCCAGATGAGTTTTTACCAGAGAGGTTCTTAGATAATACAACAGATTTTCGAGGGCAAGATTTTGAGTTCATTCCATTTGGTGCTGGACGTAGAATTTGCCCTGGTATGATTATGGCCATTGCTTCGTTGGATCTTATTCTAGCAAATCTTCTCAGGTCATTTGATTGGGAATTACCAGTTGGAATGAAAAAGGAAGATATTGATACTGAAGTGTTGCCAGGAATTACTCAACACAAGAAGAATCCTCTATGTGTTTTGGCTAAGGTTCGAATCTAG